Below is a genomic region from Hyphomicrobium nitrativorans NL23.
TGCCTCGGTCGCCCTGGCCGATGGGTTGGCGCAGCTTTCCGGTGAGCGGATCCGCGCTGAGATACTGCGCTTGCTTGCTGCGCCGCGTGCGGCCGAAGTCGTATCCGTCATGGCCGCCGTCGGCATCGTCGACCGGCTGATAGGGGACCAGTGCGACGTGCGCCTGCTCGCACGCCTCGCGGCCATCGAGACAGCGCTCGGCCTTTCTCCCGATCCGCTCCTGCGCCTCGCGGCGCTTGCCGGTCCGAAACCGGGGGATGCGCGCGACGCCATTGCCGGCAGGCTTCGGCTCTCCAACGCCGAGGCCGAGCGGCTGGCGCGCATCGGATTGCCCGACCGCGCGTTCCGCCCCGAGACGGACGCGCGCGAGGCCCGTGCCTACATCTATCGGTTCGGTGCCGACGCTTTTCGCGACGGCGTTCTCATGGCCTGGACCGCAAGCGGCGCGCCTGCGGACGATCCGGAATGGCGGCAACGTTTTCACCTTGCCGAGCGTTGGACGGCACCGGAATTGCCGGTGCGCGGTTCGGACCTGCTCAAGCGCGGCCTCGCGGAAGGGCCGGCCATCGGGCGCGTCGTGCGCGCGTTCGAAGACTGGTGGATCACGCACGATTTTCCTAGCGACAAACTTGAACTCGCGAAAGCGCTGTCCGATCTCGTCAAAGCGAACCGGAATTGAGCTGAGGGCGCGTGCGTGGCCGCCGCTCCGCGCAATAAGCGAAGAGCGCAATGTCGGGCATCGCGTTGGAATGCGTTTATTTCGCGCGCGGGCCTTGAAGGCGTTTCATCGCGGCCTCGATCCGGCGCCATGTCGCGGCTTGCTCGTCGGCCCCCTGCTCTTCGAAGGCGCGGGCTTTGTGGGCGGCTTCGGCAATGGCCTTGGGGCCCTGGACTTCCATGAGCTTGCGAGCGTGTTCCTCAATCTCGATGGCGAGCATGGCGTGACCTCCTTTGCTCGTTTCGATTAGGTCCAACACTGGGCATGTGGGGCAGGGGTCGAAGATCGCAAGAGCTTTTGCAATGCGAAAAAAGGCCGGAGCGTTCGCTCCGGCCTTTCTCGTCTCGTTCGATACGTGGATGGAGCGAACTAGAAGTCCATGCCACCCATGCCGCCCATTCCGCCGCCCATCGGCATCGCGGGGGCGTCCTTCTTGGGCTTCTCGGCAACCATTGCCTCGGTCGTGATCAGGAGGCCGGCGACGGAAGCCGCGTCCTGAAGCGCACAGCGCACGACCTTAGCCGGGTCGATCACGCCCTCGGCCAAGAGATCGCCGTACTTGCCGGACTGGGCGTTGAAGCCGTAGGCGTACTTGTCGTTCTCCAGGATCTTGCCGGCGACGACGGAGCCGTCCTCACCTGCGTTCTGGAAGATCTGGCGTGCCGGTGCCTGCAGCGCGCGGCGCACGATGTTCACGCCGACACGCTGGTCGTCGTTGACGCCCGTCACCTTTTCGAGTGCGCTGATGGCGCGGAGAAGCGCAACACCGCCGCCGGGGACGATGCCCTCTTCAACGGCTGCGCGGGTTGCGTGCAGCGCGTCGTCGACGCGATCCTTCTTCTCCTTCACCTCGACCTCGGTGGCACCGCCGACCTTGATCACGGCAACGCCGCCGGCGAGCTTCGCAAGACGTTCCTGCAGCTTCTCGCGGTCGTAGTCCGAGGTGGTTTCCTCGATCTGCGCCTTGATCTGCTTCACGCGCGCTTCGATGTCGGCCTTCTTGCCCGAACCGTCGACAACGGTGGTGTTTTCCTTGTCGATCGTGATGCGCTTCGCCGTGCCCAGCATGTCGAGCGTGACGCTCTCAAGCTTGATGCCGACGTCTTCGCTGATGACGGTGCCGCCCGTGAGAACAGCGATGTCCTCAAGCATGGCCTTGCGGCGATCGCCGAAGCCCGGAGCCTTTACGGCCGCGACCTTGAGGCCGCCGCGCAGCTTGTTGACGACGAGCGTCGCGAGCGCTTCGCCCTCGACGTCCTCGGCGATGATGAGAAGCGGCTTGCCCGTCTGCACGACGGCTTCGAGAACCGGCAGCATCGACTGCAGGCCGGACACCTTCTTCTCGTGGATGAGGATGTAGGGGCTTTCCAGCTCCGCGATCATCTTGTCGGCGTTGGTGATGAAGTAGGGCGAGAGGTAGCCGCGGTCGAACTGCATGCCCTCGACGACGTCGAGCTCGGTTTCGAGGCTCTTGCTCTCTTCAACCGTGATGACGCCCTCGTTGCCGACCTTCTTCATGGCCTCGGCGATCTTGGCGCCGATCTCGACATCGCCGTTGGCCGAGATGGTGCCGACCTGGGCGATCTCGTCGTTGGAGGTGACCTTCTTCGACTTCGCCGTGAGCTGGTCGATGACGGCCTGAACGGCGAGGTCGATGCCGCGCTTCAGGTCCATCGGGTTGGCGCCGGCGGCGACGGACTTCGCGCCTTCCTTGACGATCGCCTGGGCGAGCACCGTTGCGGTGGTGGTGCCGTCGCCGGCGAGGTCGGCCGTCTTCGAGGCAACTTCACGCAGCATCTGCGCGCCCATATTCTCGAACTTATCTTCGAGCTCGATCTCCTTGGCGACCGTCACACCGTCCTTGGTGATGCGCGGGGCGCCGAAGCTCTTCTCGATCACGACGTTGCGGCCCTTGGGGCCCAGCGTCACCTTGACGGCGTTGGCGAGGATGTCGACGCCGCGCAGCATCCGCTCGCGTGCGTCCTGAGAAAACTTTACGTCTTTAGCTGCCATCGTTTGGCACTCCGTTCGATATCAGGGGGATGTCTTAGGCGGCCTTCTTGGCCGACGACTTGCCTTCGAGGATGCCGAGGATGTCGCTTTCCTTCATGATGAGGACGTCCTCACCATCGATCTTCACCTCGGTGCCGGACCACTTGCCGAACAGCACGCGGTCGCCGGCCTTCACTTCGAGAGCAACGAGCTTGCCCTGCTCGTCGCGGGCGCCAGGGCCAACGGCGACGACTTCGCCCTGCTGGGGCTTTTCCTTGGCCGTGTCGGGGATGATGATGCCGCCAGCGGTCTTCGTGTCCTCTTCGACGCGCTTCACGACAACGCGGTCATGCAAGGGACGGAATGTCATGGGTAACCCTCATGATACGAATGGTTGATCGATGTCTGTAAAAGGGGTCCACGGAACGGGCCGCGCCGACGATGCGGCAGGCCGCGCCCATGGTTGCATGCGCCGCCAAACTTCGGGTTCCGGTCGACGCAGGGCCTATATGCGAACGGCTGGTAGCACTGTCAAGATCTGAGTGCCAACGCCGCCCCCTCGCCCGTCGATGGCAGCGTTTTTTAAAGGCGGTTTAGCGCGTTACGCACCCATCCTGGTTACGCCCTCGGACACGGCATTTCAGGTTGGGGCCGCTAGAATTGGACGACTTGTCGCACCCAGATTGGAAGGGAAATTTCGCCTCGCCGCCTTATCTCGGCGGACACCCAATCAAACGCATCGCCATTTCTATTCTTGCCGCTAAAGCACCCGCTCAAGCGAAACGTTGGCAGCTCTTGAGCCAAAAACGACTGCGCCGCGGGCATTCCAGAGGAACAGCCCACGGCGCAGACGATCGAGATGCGTTCGTTGTCGCGAATTAGACAGCGAAATCCTGGATTTTTGCACCCTTGCTCAGCTTGGCGACAAGCCAATTCGGCTTTCTGCCGCGGCCGGTCCAGGTTTCGGAGCGATTATCGGGGTTTTGATACTTAATCGCTGCGGTCTTTCCGCGACCCCGCGATCCGAACAGCTCTCCAACCGAGAACCCCGCATTTTCGGCAAGCGATGCGATCTTGTGCTTGAGATCTGCCCTCTCGCGCTCCTTTGCGGCGTTCAAAGCCTTCTGCGCACGCGCGATGTGATCATTAAGCTCCTTGACCGACATCTTGTCGTAGTTCACCGCTGCCATTCCCTACTCCCGTTGATGCGCCACCGCATATCAATTCGATAGACCGTGACGTCTTAATATCTCTATCCCCTGATCCGCATAACTCTTCTCGATTGCGGTAAAAGATTTCATTCTCACAAGAGCGGAAATCCGTGCACCGCCTATTTGGCGGGCAAAACAGCAAAACGCTCTTCAAATGAACACCCCCGAGGGAGGGTTGTTCAGTAAAAGTTTTGAAGGGTATCGTCAAGCCTGAGAAAGAATGCCTTTGCGGCTATTCGCTTCGAAGCGCATCAATAGGATTAAGATATGCCGCGCGGCGCGCCGGAAACAGGCCGAAACAAATTCCGGTCGCGGCCGCGGCTGCAAGCGCTCCTGCGAGAACGCTCGGCGACACCAGAATAGGCCAATCCGCAACGAAAGCGATCGCGGCCGATGCGAGAACTCCGATAATTATTCCGATCAGGCCGCCAAGAAGGCAAAGAGAAACGGCTTCGACGAGAAACTGCTGGAGAATGTCCCGGCGGCGGCCTCCGACCGCCATGCGCAGGCCGATCTCGCGCGTCCGCTCAGTCACCGAAACCAGCATAATGTTCATGATGCCGATGCCGCCGACGATCAGAGAAATGACAGAGGTGGCGGCCAGAAGGTAACTCATCGTGGTGAGAACCTCGGTGCGCGCTTTCATCGTTTCCGCGAGATTTCGGACCGAAAACGTATCCTGATTGCCCCGCGTATTGGCGCGGCGCTGCCGCAGCAGGCTTTCGATTTCCTCCTGCGCCTCGGCCATATCGGCCCCGGCATCGATTTTGACGTGAAGAATGCCCACACGGTCGTTCTGGACCTGCGTGCGCCCCGATATGCGCGCGCGCGCCGTCGTGATCGGGACGAGGACGACGTCGTCCTGGTCGCGGCCCATCGCAGATTGCCCTTTCGAGGCCAGAACTCCCACGATTTCGAATGGCACGTTGGTGATGCGCACCGTGGCGCCGATCGGATCTTCGTCCGGGAAAATCTCTTTCGCCACCGTTTTCCCAATGACAGCAACCCGAGCGCCCGAGCGAACGTCTCCCACCGTGAGATCGCGCCCGCTTTCGAGCGGCCAATCCCGGACGAACAGATAGTCGGCGTGGATGCCGCTCACAGTCGTGGACCAGTTGGTGTTCCCGCGAACCATGGGGGCCGTTTCGTTGAGCTGGCCGGAAACGCCCACGACGCCCTGGATCTTGTCGCGGATCGCCACCACGTCGACCTCGGACAGCGGCAGGTCGGTGCCGGCGCCCTGCGCGCGGCCCATAGAGCGCATGGAGCCGGGGAATACGACCAGCATGTTGGTGCCCAGCGCCTTGATCTGGCGGTCCACCTCGCTCGACGCACCTGTGCCGACGGCCACCAGAATGATGACGGACGCGACGCCGATGACGATGCCGAGCGTCGTCAGAACCGATCGCAACAGGTTGACGCGCAGCGCGTTGATCGCGATCAGGATGGAATCCAAGAAGCTCATTGCGGAGCCCTTTTTCCGGCTGGAAGCGGAATCGGTTTCTGGCGCACGTCGTCGACGATATGCCCGTCGCGGAACGTGATCCGCCGTCCGGCCCAAAGCGCGATCTCAGGCTCGTGGGTCACGATCACCACCGTGATCCCTTCGCGGTTGAGATCGGTGAAGAGCTGCATGATCTCTTCCGACGTCTTGCTGTCGAGGGCGCCGGTCGGCTCGTCGGCCAGCAGGATCTTCGGATTGTTGACGATGGCGCGGGCAATGGCCACGCGCTGTTGCTGGCCGCCCGATAGCTGGCGCGGCGTATGGCTAATGCGGTTCTCAAGCCCGACCTGCGCGAGGCGGCGGCGCGCCATCTCCTCGCCGTTCTCCGGCCTCGGATTCGCGTAGAGAAGGGGCAGCATGACCTGTTTCAAGGCCGA
It encodes:
- a CDS encoding CCA tRNA nucleotidyltransferase, which codes for MTSEHGEATLPSLAGAMWLTSSETRAVLDAIRAGGFDARVVGGAVRNALMDAPVKDLDIATTALPDDVVRLTEAAGLRAVPTGLTHGTVTVISGRQPFEVTTLRRDIETFGRHARVTFTTDWAEDAARRDFTLNALYCDAAGTVHDPLGGYPDLAARRVRFIGSAEERIREDYLRILRFFRFTAEYADGPPDAAGLDASVALADGLAQLSGERIRAEILRLLAAPRAAEVVSVMAAVGIVDRLIGDQCDVRLLARLAAIETALGLSPDPLLRLAALAGPKPGDARDAIAGRLRLSNAEAERLARIGLPDRAFRPETDAREARAYIYRFGADAFRDGVLMAWTASGAPADDPEWRQRFHLAERWTAPELPVRGSDLLKRGLAEGPAIGRVVRAFEDWWITHDFPSDKLELAKALSDLVKANRN
- the groL gene encoding chaperonin GroEL (60 kDa chaperone family; promotes refolding of misfolded polypeptides especially under stressful conditions; forms two stacked rings of heptamers to form a barrel-shaped 14mer; ends can be capped by GroES; misfolded proteins enter the barrel where they are refolded when GroES binds); the encoded protein is MAAKDVKFSQDARERMLRGVDILANAVKVTLGPKGRNVVIEKSFGAPRITKDGVTVAKEIELEDKFENMGAQMLREVASKTADLAGDGTTTATVLAQAIVKEGAKSVAAGANPMDLKRGIDLAVQAVIDQLTAKSKKVTSNDEIAQVGTISANGDVEIGAKIAEAMKKVGNEGVITVEESKSLETELDVVEGMQFDRGYLSPYFITNADKMIAELESPYILIHEKKVSGLQSMLPVLEAVVQTGKPLLIIAEDVEGEALATLVVNKLRGGLKVAAVKAPGFGDRRKAMLEDIAVLTGGTVISEDVGIKLESVTLDMLGTAKRITIDKENTTVVDGSGKKADIEARVKQIKAQIEETTSDYDREKLQERLAKLAGGVAVIKVGGATEVEVKEKKDRVDDALHATRAAVEEGIVPGGGVALLRAISALEKVTGVNDDQRVGVNIVRRALQAPARQIFQNAGEDGSVVAGKILENDKYAYGFNAQSGKYGDLLAEGVIDPAKVVRCALQDAASVAGLLITTEAMVAEKPKKDAPAMPMGGGMGGMGGMDF
- the groES gene encoding co-chaperone GroES, which produces MTFRPLHDRVVVKRVEEDTKTAGGIIIPDTAKEKPQQGEVVAVGPGARDEQGKLVALEVKAGDRVLFGKWSGTEVKIDGEDVLIMKESDILGILEGKSSAKKAA
- a CDS encoding H-NS family nucleoid-associated regulatory protein, with translation MAAVNYDKMSVKELNDHIARAQKALNAAKERERADLKHKIASLAENAGFSVGELFGSRGRGKTAAIKYQNPDNRSETWTGRGRKPNWLVAKLSKGAKIQDFAV
- a CDS encoding ABC transporter permease encodes the protein MSFLDSILIAINALRVNLLRSVLTTLGIVIGVASVIILVAVGTGASSEVDRQIKALGTNMLVVFPGSMRSMGRAQGAGTDLPLSEVDVVAIRDKIQGVVGVSGQLNETAPMVRGNTNWSTTVSGIHADYLFVRDWPLESGRDLTVGDVRSGARVAVIGKTVAKEIFPDEDPIGATVRITNVPFEIVGVLASKGQSAMGRDQDDVVLVPITTARARISGRTQVQNDRVGILHVKIDAGADMAEAQEEIESLLRQRRANTRGNQDTFSVRNLAETMKARTEVLTTMSYLLAATSVISLIVGGIGIMNIMLVSVTERTREIGLRMAVGGRRRDILQQFLVEAVSLCLLGGLIGIIIGVLASAAIAFVADWPILVSPSVLAGALAAAAATGICFGLFPARRAAYLNPIDALRSE
- a CDS encoding ABC transporter ATP-binding protein; the protein is MTVIERPSGADAAAAPEPGRDATARPLISARDLTKIYRLGGEDLAALDHVSLDIADGDFVAIMGPSGSGKSTMMNMIGALDVPTSGELLIDGRDIGRLSVDELADLRNRTIGFVFQQFNLLPRTSALKQVMLPLLYANPRPENGEEMARRRLAQVGLENRISHTPRQLSGGQQQRVAIARAIVNNPKILLADEPTGALDSKTSEEIMQLFTDLNREGITVVIVTHEPEIALWAGRRITFRDGHIVDDVRQKPIPLPAGKRAPQ